The region ATGAACAGCAGCGGAACGAAGAAGGCGAGCGCGAGCCCGCCGAACACGAGCCCGTCCTCGGTCGTCGAGGCGATCCAGTTCGAGATCGGCTCGGGGGACAGATTGATCAGCGCGCGCGTGCCGGCCTTCGCGATATGCGCGGAACCGGCCAGCGTCCCACCCGCGAGGCCCGCGACCGCGAGCACGGCCGGATCGGCATGGCCGAGCGACGCGGCGGCGAGCACCGCGCCGGCGGGAATCCGGATGAAGGTGTGGATCGCATCCCACAAGGAATCGAACGCGGGGATCTTGTCGGCCAGGAATTCGGCGACCGCGAGCACCGCGGCGGCGCCGATCACCCACGGCGAGGTGAGCACGGCCAGCGTGTCGGGCAGGTGGACGAGCCCGAGCCGGGCCAGCACGCCGGCGATCAGCACCGTCAGATAGAGGCGCAGACCGCTCGCCCACGCGAGCCCCGCGCCGAGCGAAATGGCTTCAACCATGTGCCGCCTCCTTGCGCGTCACGCGCGTTCGCCGAAAAGCACCGGGCCCGGCCCGTGAACCGGCCGGCCCCGCGCGGTCACGCGCGCGACCGGGACGATTCCAAAGGAACTCGCTCCATTATAGACGCGGCCTTCCGCCCGCCCTTCGAAACAAACCCGCACGCGGCCGGCGCGCGGGCCGGCTCAGTCGGCCGAGGACAACTTGAGGCCGATCAGGCCGACGAGGATCAGGAGCGCGCTCGCGACCCGCGCGACGCTCACCGCCTCGCCCATCATGACGATCCCGAAGATGAACGCGCCCACGGCGCCGATGCCGGTCCATACCGCATACGCGGTGCCGAGCGGCAGTTCGCGCATCGCGATCGCGAGCAGGATGAAACTGCCGAGCGCGGTGACGATCGTGAAGATGGACGGACCGAGACGGGTGAAACCCGCGGAGGATTTCATGCCGGCCGCCCAGGCGACTTCGAGCAAACCGGCCACAAACAGCAAGACCCAGGACATGAGGGGACTCGATTGATCAAATGGGGTCGTCCCCGTGACGCGAAAGGCCCGGGGTCGTCCCCGGACGGCGTCCAGTATAACAATAGGCTTACAGACGTGCAGGCAGGCGCGCCCCTACTTCGGCGCATGCGGCGCGGCGGCGGCGCGCTCCGCGATCGGCAGGCCCTGAGCGTCGACCTGCACGCAGCGATCGTCGCGATACAGCGCCCATTCCTCGCAGGTGCGGCCGTCCTTGAACACGCACATGCCGTACTGGCCGCGCGGACTGTCGTGGATCACCAGCTTGCCGCCGAGCTTCTCGCAATTGACCGAGGCCGGATTCGCCATGCCGATCTTCTGCGGCGCGGCCGGCAGCGGCTGCGCGATCACGCCCGCCGCGACCAGCCCAAGCGCTCCGCCGATTCCCATCCGTATCAACGCCCTCATGAGCCGCTCCTTGTTCTGGTTGTCGAGCGGTCAGCATAAAGGCAATTCCGCGAACTGTCTCCGCGGCCCCGGCCGGCGGTGCGCAATTGCAACGGCGGCCGTGCGCGGGGGCGGGCGGCCGCGCAGGCAAGCCCTCGATCGCGTCGAGGCACTCGGTTCGACCTTCTCGCTCCCGCATGCTCCGAGCGGATATCGCATCTCGGCCGCCGCCACGCCCCGCTTGCAAGCGGAGGCACGCCCTTTCGGCCAACCCGACTCGCAGCGCATCGCCGCGGATCCGTCGGACGCGATCCACGCCGCACTCAATCCCGTTAATAAAAAAACTGAAAAGCTAATTCGTTAGAATTCCGGCCGGATACCCGCTGCCCGATGCCGGACGACCTGCGCCGCGGGCCGCTCGCCATGCCCGACCCCGGAGAGAAAACCCGTGTTGACGATCAACGCCGAATGGCGCGACTGGCTGACGACCAACGTCGCGCGCGGCTGCTCCGCCCAATCCATCCTCGAAGCGATGATCCGGAATGGCTTCGCGCCCAACGACGCACGCGCCCTCGTCGAACCGCTGTTCGCGCCGGCTGCGCCTGCCGCACCCACTACGCCGGCGGTGCCTGACGCGCCTGGCGCATCCGCTGACGCGCCGCCCCCCGCCGCCCCGACGCTCAACGCCGCGTGGCGCGATTGGCTCACGACCAACGTCGCGCGCGGCTGCGCCGCACAGTCGATGATCGATGCGATGGTCCAGACCGGCTTCTCGCCCGACGACGCGCGCACCGTTGTCGAGCCGCTATTCGCGCCGGCCGCGACAGCCGACGCCCCGCCGGCCGACCTTCCGCCCGCGGCCCCATCCGTCGCCGCCGCGCCGGCCGACCCTCCGCCCGCGGCCCCATCCGTCGCCGC is a window of Burkholderia sp. FERM BP-3421 DNA encoding:
- a CDS encoding DUF4126 domain-containing protein, which gives rise to MVEAISLGAGLAWASGLRLYLTVLIAGVLARLGLVHLPDTLAVLTSPWVIGAAAVLAVAEFLADKIPAFDSLWDAIHTFIRIPAGAVLAAASLGHADPAVLAVAGLAGGTLAGSAHIAKAGTRALINLSPEPISNWIASTTEDGLVFGGLALAFFVPLLFIVLMIGFVAFSVWALPRLWRGVSGGFRGMANQMVSRLNSFGSKRD
- a CDS encoding putative hemolysin is translated as MRALIRMGIGGALGLVAAGVIAQPLPAAPQKIGMANPASVNCEKLGGKLVIHDSPRGQYGMCVFKDGRTCEEWALYRDDRCVQVDAQGLPIAERAAAAPHAPK
- the sugE gene encoding quaternary ammonium compound efflux SMR transporter SugE → MSWVLLFVAGLLEVAWAAGMKSSAGFTRLGPSIFTIVTALGSFILLAIAMRELPLGTAYAVWTGIGAVGAFIFGIVMMGEAVSVARVASALLILVGLIGLKLSSAD